The Curtobacterium poinsettiae DNA segment GCACCGTCCGGGCCGGCACCACCGGAAGGACCACATGGCCGCCAAGAAGCCCGCGCGCGCCGCAGCGAAGATCGACCAGGTGCCCTGGTCGGGGATCCGTCCGGCGCCCGTCGTGCTCATCACCGGGCCCGAAGCGTTCCTCGCCGACCGCGCCCGCGGTGTGTTGAAGGACCTGCTGCAGGGCGAGGACCCCGCGCTCGAGGTGCACGACCTCGAAGCCGACCAGTACGCCCCCGGGCTCCTCGCCACCCTCGCCAGCCCGTCGCTGTTCGGCGAGCCGCGGCTCGTGCAGGTCACGAACGTCGAGAAGTGCACCGACGCCTTCATCACCGAGACGATCGCGTACCTGCAGGCCCCCGCAGACGACGTGACCCTGGTGCTCCGGCACGGGGGTGGCATGCGCGGCAAGAAGCTCCTCGACACGATCCGCAGCGGTGTCGGCGGCGGGGTCGAGGTGCTGTGCGACGAGCTCAAGCGCGAGACGGACCGCATCGACTTCGTGAACGCCGAGTTCCGCGCCGCACGACGCCGCATCGCGCCGTCCGCGGTCCGGACCCTGGTGACCGCGTTCGCCGACGACCTCGCCGAACTCGCCGCCGCGTGCCGACAGCTCCTGGCGGACGAAGCCGAGGAGATCACCGACAAGGTCGTCGACAAGTACTACGGCGGTCGCGTCGAGACGAACGCGTTCAAGGTCGCTGACATCGCCCTCGCGGGTCGGTCGGCGCCGGCGATCGTCGAGCTGCGGCACGCCCTGGCCACCGGCGAGGCACCCGTGCCGATCGTCGCCGCGTTCGCGAGCAAGATCCGCACGATGGCGAAGGTCAGCGCCTTCCGGGGTCCGAGCGGGCAGGCGGCCTCGGCGCTCGGCATGGCGCCGTGGCAGGTGCAGCGCGCGCAGCGTGACGTCGCCGGGTGGAGCGAGTCCGGGCTGGCGAACGCGATCATCAGCATCGCCGAGGCGGACACCGCGGTGAAGGGTGGCTCGCGCGACGCGCACTACGCGCTCGAGGTCATGGTCCGCACCATCGCCCGACGCGGCGAGCCCCGCTGAGGCGAGTCGGGCCTCCCGGCTGTCCCTCGCGCCTGTCAGCCGGCACATCGTGAGCAGAGATGGTCGGGTGTGCCGCCGCGACCCGACCGTTTCTGCTCACGGAACGCACCCGACGCAACGCACCCCGACGCAGCGCACGAGACGCAGCGAACCCCGCGCACGACGAAGGCCCCGCACCGACGGTGCGGGGCCTTCGAGACCAGAAGGGTCAGGACGTCAGAGCGACGAGACCTTCTTCGCGATGGCCGACTTGCGGTTCGCGGCCTGGTTCTTGTGGATGACACCCTTGCTCACGGCCTTGTCGAGCTTCTTCGACGCGAGGGCCAGGGCGGCAACGGCCTTGTCCTTGTCACCGGCGGCGACGGCGTCGTTGGCACGACGGATGTGCGTCTTGAGCTCCGACTTGTAGGCCTTGTTGCGCTCGGTGGCCTTGAGGTTGGTCTTGATGCGCTTGATCTGCGACTTGATGTTCGCCATGAATTGCTCCTGCTCGTCTCGTACGGGTGGGCGCGACCGCAGGGTAGAGGGGCCCGTGGTCGCATCGCGTTCCACCCGTGGGCGGGGAACGCGGAAGCCAGCCACCAACACTACCAGGCAAGCGGGCTGCCACCAAAGCACGAAACACCGCCGGATCGGCAGGAGCCTGCGGTCGACCGCGGGCGAAACCCGGCGGCAACACGCACCGGATACCGTGACGGACATGCCCTCCCTCGCACCGCGCATCGACACCGTGCCCGCCTCCGGCATCCGGAGGGTCTTCGAGCAGGCGGCCCTGCTGCAGTCGAGCGGCACCGACGTCACGATGCTCGTCATCGGCGAGCCGGACGTCCCGGTGGCGCCGCACATCGGTGAGGCGGCCCGTCGCGCCTGGACCGAGGACCGCACCGGGTACACCCCGAACGGTGGGATCGGGCCCCTGCGCGAAGCCGTCCGCGACAAGCTCCGCCGCGAGAACCGGATCGAGGCCGACCTCGAGCAGATCTGGATGACGATCGGCGCGACCCAGGCGCTGTTCCAGGCGATGACGTTGACGCTCAGTCCGGGCGACGAGGTCCTCGTGCCGGACCCCGGATACACGACGTTCACGATGAACGCGCACATCATCGGGGCGACCCCGGTGCCGTACCGGTTGGAGCCGCAGCACGGGTTCGAGCCCGACCTGCAGGCCCTCGAGGCGAGCGTCACCGAACGCACCCGGGTGCTGATCATCAACTCGCCGTCGAACCCGCTCGGCTCGGTCTTCGGCGAGGAGACCCTGCGTGCGCTCCTGGCCTTCGCGAAGCGGCACGACCTCTGGGTCATCAGCGACGAGGTCTACGAGTACTTCACCTACGGCACCCGGCACGTCAGCCTGGCGGCGCTCGACGAGGACGACCGCGTGTTCTCGGCGTTCTCGCTCAGCAAGACGTACGCGATGACCGGCGTCCGCGTCGGCTACCTCGTCACCCCGAAGGGGCTCGGCGCGACGATGCGGACCACGCAGGAGGCCATGATCAGCTGCGTCGCCGAACCCGACCAGTACGCGGCCCTCGCGGCGATCGTGGGGGACCACTCCGCGGTGCGCGACGCTCGGGAGCACTACCGCGCGAACCTCGAGGTCGCGAAGGAGACGCTCGACGCCGCCGGCATCCGGTACCTCGACCCGCGCGGCGCGTTCTACCTGTGGATCGACATCGCACGCGTCCGACGGGGACATCGCCGAGTGGGCGCTGGGGTTCCTGCAGCGTGAGCGGGTCGCCGTCGCACCGGGCAGCGCCTTCGGACGCACCGGCGAGGGGTGGATCCGCGTGTGTCTCGCAGCCACCGCGGACGACCTCCGGCGCGGCCTCGGCGCACTGCCGGCTCCGGCGCACGTCGCCGTCTGACGCTCGGAGCGTGCGGCCGGGAGGCCCGCCCCGCGTCCGCCACGCATCGCTCCGTGCGAGGTCTGATCGCGTTCCGTGCCCGGTTCCGGATTCCGTGCGAGGTCCCGCCCCTCGCACGGAATCGGGAACACCGCACGACGGAACAGCGTCGCACGGTGCGACGCACGCACGAACTCGCACCGTGCGAGCTGCGCTGCGCGACGCCGGCACGCAAGCGTGGGAGACTGTTGCGACCGTCCGACCCACCTGAGGAACCGTGAGCCCACAAGCATCCGCTCCGCTGGAGCCCGCAGCGACCCCGGCCGACGCGATCCGCAACTTCTGCATCATCGCGCACATCGACCACGGCAAGTCGACGCTGGCCGACCGCATGCTGTCGATCACCGGCATCGTCGAGGACCGCGCGATGCGTGCGCAGTACCTCGACCGCATGGACATCGAGCGCGAGCGCGGCATCACGATCAAGTCGCAGGCCGTGCGCATGCCGTGGGAGCTCGACGGTGAGACCTTCGCGCTGAACATGATCGACACCCCGGGGCACGTCGACTTCTCGTACGAGGTCTCGCGTTCCCTGGCCGCGTGCGAGGGCGCGATCCTGCTCGTCGACGCCGCCCAGGGCATCGAGGCGCAGACGCTCGCGAACCTGTACCTGGCGCTCGAGAACGACCTCGAGATCATCCCGGTCCTCAACAAGATCGACCTCCCGGCGGCCGAACCGGACAAGTACGCGGCCGAGCTCGCGCAGCTCATCGGTGGCAAGCCCGAGGACGTCCTCCGGGTGTCCGGCAAGACCGGCGTCGGCGTGCCCGAGCTCCTCGACCTGGTCGTCCGTCGCGTGCCGGCCCCCGTCGGCGACGCCGAGGCCGCGCCCCGCGCGATGATCTTCGACTCGGTCTACGACAGCTACCGCGGTGTCGTCACCTACGTCCGCATGATCGACGGCACCATCGCGCCCCGCGAGAAGGTCCAGATGATGTCGACCAAGTCGACGCACGAGATCCTGGAGATCGGGGTCTCGAGCCCGGAGCCGAAGCCCACGAAGGGGCTGTCCGTCGGCGAGGTCGGCTACCTGATCACCGGTGTGAAGGACGTCCGCCAGTCCAAGGTCGGCGACACCGTCACGAGTGCACAGAAGCCCGCGACCGAGCCGCTGTCCGGCTACACCGACCCGAAGCCGATGGTGTTCTCGGGCCTGTACCCGATCGACGGCAGCGACTACCCCGTGCTCCGCGAAGCCCTCGACAAGCTCAAGCTCTCCGACGCCGCACTGGTCTACGAGCCGGAGACCTCGGTCGCGCTCGGTTTCGGGTTCCGCTGCGGGTTCCTCGGGCTGCTGCACCTCGAGATCATCACCGAGCGACTGTCCCGCGAGTTCGGGCTCGACCTCATCACCACGGCCCCGAGCGTGATCTACGAGGTCACGACCGAGGACAACGCCGTGACCGAGGTCACGAACCCCTCGGAGTTCCCGACCGGGCGCATCGTCGAGGTCCGCGAGCCGATGGTCCGCGCCGCGATCCTGGCGCCGAAGGACTACGTCGGCGCGATCATGGAGCTCTGCCAGCAGCGCCGCGGCTCCCTGCTCGGCATGGAGTACCTCGGCGAGGAGCGCGTCGAGATCCGCTACGAGATGCCCCTCGGCGAGATCGTCTTCGACTTCTTCGACCAGCTGAAGAGCAAGACCCAGGGCTACGCGTCGCTCGACTACGAGCCCACCGGCGACCAGGCCGCCGACCTCGTCAAGGTCGACATCCTGCTGCAGGGCGACCAGGTCGACGCCTTCAGTGCGATCGTGCACCGCGACAAGGCGTACGCCTACGGCACGCTCATGACGGAGCGGCTGCGCAAGCTCATCCCGCGCCAGCAGTTCGAGGTGCCGATCCAGGCCGCGATCGGTGCCCGCATCATCGCCCGCGAGAGCATCCGCGCGATGCGCAAGGACGTCCTGGCGAAGTGCTACGGCGGTGACATCACCCGCAAGCGCAAGCTCCTCGAGAAGCAGAAGGAGGGCAAGAAGCGCATGAAGACCATCGGTCGGGTCGAGGTCCCGCAGGAAGCCTTCATCGCGGCGCTCTCCGGCGACGTCGAAGAGAAGAAGAAGTAGCGCCGGGTCAGCCGGTCCGGCGGGCGCGAGCCCGCAGCGCGGCCAGGCAGAGGGCCGGGACGCTCGCTGCGGCCAGTCCGGCCAGTGCGGTCCGCAGGATGGCCCAGTGGGCAGCCGCGTCGAAATCGGTCTGCTCGCCGGAGGCCACTCCGGCGACCACGGCCCCGACGACCATCGCGAGCGTCACGACCGCGAGGGCCAGCGGCAGCCGACGGCCGCGGTGACGCCGCACCGCCGACACCAGTGCCGCACCGAACAGCAGCACCCCGGCGCCGGCGCAGCTCGCTCCGACTGCGGCGATGACGTTCGCGGTGTCGAAGCCGTTCCACGCCTCGGGGGCGACCGCGACGG contains these protein-coding regions:
- the holA gene encoding DNA polymerase III subunit delta is translated as MAAKKPARAAAKIDQVPWSGIRPAPVVLITGPEAFLADRARGVLKDLLQGEDPALEVHDLEADQYAPGLLATLASPSLFGEPRLVQVTNVEKCTDAFITETIAYLQAPADDVTLVLRHGGGMRGKKLLDTIRSGVGGGVEVLCDELKRETDRIDFVNAEFRAARRRIAPSAVRTLVTAFADDLAELAAACRQLLADEAEEITDKVVDKYYGGRVETNAFKVADIALAGRSAPAIVELRHALATGEAPVPIVAAFASKIRTMAKVSAFRGPSGQAASALGMAPWQVQRAQRDVAGWSESGLANAIISIAEADTAVKGGSRDAHYALEVMVRTIARRGEPR
- the rpsT gene encoding 30S ribosomal protein S20 yields the protein MANIKSQIKRIKTNLKATERNKAYKSELKTHIRRANDAVAAGDKDKAVAALALASKKLDKAVSKGVIHKNQAANRKSAIAKKVSSL
- a CDS encoding pyridoxal phosphate-dependent aminotransferase; translated protein: MPSLAPRIDTVPASGIRRVFEQAALLQSSGTDVTMLVIGEPDVPVAPHIGEAARRAWTEDRTGYTPNGGIGPLREAVRDKLRRENRIEADLEQIWMTIGATQALFQAMTLTLSPGDEVLVPDPGYTTFTMNAHIIGATPVPYRLEPQHGFEPDLQALEASVTERTRVLIINSPSNPLGSVFGEETLRALLAFAKRHDLWVISDEVYEYFTYGTRHVSLAALDEDDRVFSAFSLSKTYAMTGVRVGYLVTPKGLGATMRTTQEAMISCVAEPDQYAALAAIVGDHSAVRDAREHYRANLEVAKETLDAAGIRYLDPRGAFYLWIDIARVRRGHRRVGAGVPAA
- the lepA gene encoding translation elongation factor 4, which translates into the protein MSPQASAPLEPAATPADAIRNFCIIAHIDHGKSTLADRMLSITGIVEDRAMRAQYLDRMDIERERGITIKSQAVRMPWELDGETFALNMIDTPGHVDFSYEVSRSLAACEGAILLVDAAQGIEAQTLANLYLALENDLEIIPVLNKIDLPAAEPDKYAAELAQLIGGKPEDVLRVSGKTGVGVPELLDLVVRRVPAPVGDAEAAPRAMIFDSVYDSYRGVVTYVRMIDGTIAPREKVQMMSTKSTHEILEIGVSSPEPKPTKGLSVGEVGYLITGVKDVRQSKVGDTVTSAQKPATEPLSGYTDPKPMVFSGLYPIDGSDYPVLREALDKLKLSDAALVYEPETSVALGFGFRCGFLGLLHLEIITERLSREFGLDLITTAPSVIYEVTTEDNAVTEVTNPSEFPTGRIVEVREPMVRAAILAPKDYVGAIMELCQQRRGSLLGMEYLGEERVEIRYEMPLGEIVFDFFDQLKSKTQGYASLDYEPTGDQAADLVKVDILLQGDQVDAFSAIVHRDKAYAYGTLMTERLRKLIPRQQFEVPIQAAIGARIIARESIRAMRKDVLAKCYGGDITRKRKLLEKQKEGKKRMKTIGRVEVPQEAFIAALSGDVEEKKK